A region from the Aquimarina sp. ERC-38 genome encodes:
- the rpmC gene encoding 50S ribosomal protein L29, whose translation MRQTEVKERSTVELQEELAKSRKEYTDLKMAHTMSPLENPLQVRKVRKTIARISTELRNRELNG comes from the coding sequence ATGAGACAGACAGAAGTTAAAGAAAGATCTACGGTAGAATTACAGGAAGAACTTGCTAAATCTCGTAAAGAATACACGGATTTAAAAATGGCACATACAATGTCACCTTTAGAAAACCCTTTACAGGTTCGAAAAGTAAGGAAGACAATAGCCCGTATAAGTACGGAATTAAGAAATAGAGAATTAAACGGTTGA
- the rpsC gene encoding 30S ribosomal protein S3: protein MGQKTNPIGNRLGIIRGWESNWYGGNDYGDKLAEDDKIRKYIHARLSKASVSRVIIERTLKLVTVTITTARPGIIIGKGGQEVDKLKEELKKITDKEVQINIFEIKRPELDAFLVASSVARQIESRISYRRAIKMAIAAAIRMNAEGIKIQISGRLNGAEMARSESYKDGRIPLSTFRADIDYALVEAHTTYGRLGIKVWIMKGEVYGKRELSPLVGLSKKQGKGNDRGDNRGAGKSRRRK, encoded by the coding sequence ATGGGACAAAAGACAAATCCAATAGGAAATCGTTTAGGTATTATCAGAGGTTGGGAATCCAACTGGTACGGTGGAAATGATTATGGAGATAAGTTAGCCGAAGATGATAAGATTCGGAAATATATTCATGCTCGATTATCTAAAGCTAGTGTTTCAAGAGTTATTATTGAAAGAACTTTAAAGTTAGTAACAGTGACTATTACTACGGCTCGACCTGGAATTATTATTGGAAAAGGTGGTCAGGAAGTAGATAAGCTAAAAGAAGAGCTTAAGAAAATTACTGACAAAGAAGTTCAGATTAATATTTTTGAGATTAAAAGACCTGAACTGGATGCCTTTCTAGTAGCATCTAGTGTAGCAAGACAAATCGAAAGTCGTATTTCCTACCGTAGAGCTATTAAAATGGCTATTGCAGCCGCAATTCGTATGAATGCCGAAGGTATCAAAATACAAATATCAGGAAGATTAAATGGAGCAGAAATGGCTCGTTCGGAGTCTTACAAAGATGGTCGTATTCCTTTATCTACTTTTAGAGCAGATATCGATTATGCCCTAGTAGAAGCTCATACCACTTACGGTAGATTAGGAATAAAAGTATGGATCATGAAAGGGGAGGTTTATGGTAAGAGAGAACTTTCTCCTTTAGTAGGATTATCAAAGAAACAAGGTAAAGGTAATGATAGAGGCGATAATCGAGGCGCTGGGAAATCACGCCGTCGTAAATAA
- the rplP gene encoding 50S ribosomal protein L16, protein MLQPKRTKFRKQQKGRMKGISQRGHELSNGTFGIKSLDSSFVTARQIEAARISATRYMKREGALWIKIFPDKPITKKPLEVRMGKGKGAVEYWAAVVKPGRILFEIGGVPLPIAKEALRLAAQKLPVKTKFIVARDYQA, encoded by the coding sequence ATGTTACAGCCTAAAAGGACAAAATTCAGAAAGCAGCAAAAAGGGCGTATGAAAGGAATCTCTCAAAGAGGTCATGAACTTTCAAATGGTACCTTCGGTATAAAATCTCTTGATTCCAGTTTTGTAACCGCGCGACAGATTGAAGCAGCCAGGATTTCGGCCACCCGGTATATGAAAAGAGAAGGAGCTTTATGGATTAAGATATTTCCGGATAAGCCAATTACCAAGAAACCTTTAGAGGTTCGGATGGGTAAGGGTAAAGGTGCTGTTGAGTATTGGGCAGCTGTTGTGAAACCAGGTCGAATTCTATTTGAAATAGGTGGTGTACCACTACCTATAGCAAAAGAAGCACTAAGATTAGCTGCGCAAAAACTACCTGTTAAGACAAAATTTATTGTTGCAAGAGATTATCAAGCTTAA